The genome window GGGGAAAATGGGGGTATACCGCCGTGGGTGGCGGTATGGTCTACTTCCATTTTCTTTTTTGGTGTATCTTATTTCTTGTATAAGAAATTTAATCTTTGATTAAGCGCTCTACGTTTCTTTGAGAAACATGTGTTACGGGGGGTTGTGACTTCTTGATGCTATTTAGTTTGTCAGCATAATTATCAGATCCGTGTCCTAAGCCAATGGATTGAATGTTTTCGGATTCAATTTCTACTGTCCTAATTTGCTCGGTTACAAATCTTTTGTGTGCATTTATTTTTTCGACTAACTGTTGCTTTTCTTGCACGAGTTCATCGATTGATTCAGTGAACAAAGGTGTTGTGCCAAATAAAATACTAGAGAACTCAGAAGGTTGAATGCTTTCCTTTTCTAGAATTCCCAGTTTAGCTTGCTCTCTTGATAATTCATTTTGTAGCTTGCTAAGTTTACTTTGCAGCACATGGTATTTTGCCTGAATCGATGTGCTAAATACTGTTGACTCTGTCTGAGGAGTCATGTCGGATAATATTGTTTTGTCTTTGCGGTCTGACGCATTTTTATTTTTGATAATGTTGTCTACAGACGAGATGAAAGTTCCAATTGTTAAATTCATTTTTTTCTCCTGGATCTAAAAATATTCTCCTAAATATTTAGAGATACACCTATCTAACTCATCGGCAAACTTACAGATTCCGCAGAATTTTTTTTAAAAAAAAATAAGAATTAGGAGTTTTCTGTTATTTGCCCCTTTTTTATGAATGTTTTTTTGGGAATAATGAATACTATGTCCTTTAACGGGGATTTACCATGAATGTAGATTGGGATCGAATAAACTCATTTATCGACGAAGAGAATGCGGAAGAACAAGAATGGCTCAAGGACATGATCGTAACACTCATATCTAGCTTTGAAGAGCGGCTAATCGAATTAGACGCAATTATGTCTAAAAAGGACAATGTCGGTCTAATCGCTATACTTCACCAGATGAAGGGGATAGCGTCAAACTTTGGATTGGAAAGACTTAGGCAAATCATCTCAGCCGCAGAAGTATTTGCTAAAGCGAATAATACAGATTCTGCTCTCAGGGAAGTATTCAAATTATCCCCGATTTGGGCTGATACCAAGGCAGAGTTAAAAACAAAATTAGACATCTAAAAAAAAGACTATTTATGTAATCGCTTAGTGCAAGGTGAGTTATGTAGTATTAGGAAACTATTTTTAACTCTTTAAATAAAATAGGATTTGTTTTGATTATGTATAAAATTCTCTGCGCCGGTCCCTGTGGAATATTTCTTCCTGATTCCCAGGCTTCCACTGTTTTTTTAGAAACTCCTAACGCTTTTGCAAAAAGATTTTGAGAAAGATTAATTTTTTTGCGGATAATCTTGATTTCATCCTTCTTATAGCTAGTCAAGGGCATAATCGACATTTTGTGCTCTACTACGGAGAGTTTATTTCCCTTCGCGTGAGCTAATGCCTGATTTAATCCTTTGATAATACTTGAGCTGATCTCGGTCGATGTTCTATTTTTTTCTTTTGCTTTTTTCATTGCCTGATCCTGTCACCTCGAACAGCTTCATCGTGAGAGTTCTATCTTGCTTCCCACGATACGATTTTGTTCCAGCGTCTTCGCATACTATCGTTATATTGCCAGATAGATTTCTCACACCACCCATTGGCTTAGTCTTAAATCCAACCGCAAAGCGGTGTTCGAAATTGCTAATTCGAATTCCACCACTCTTGCCCATCCCCGGCAAAGCCCATCTCATTTTTCGTAAACCTCCCGTTCCAGAAATAACTTTTCCATATTGCGGGTTTACTATTAAAAATGTTTCTAATTCTCTTAAATCCCCATCGTCAAATCCAATGCCTTTCCATAAAGTATCGAATTCCTTCAGTGAAAAAAAAATTCTTGTCACAAAAATACTCTATCCTACTCAGTAGGGTTGAGTCAAGTTTAATTTTCTGGATCACTTTGTTTCCCATTTAGAAAGGGATACTTCTTTAATGCATTTTCAAAATCAAGTCTAGTCTTGAATGGCCAAAATTCGAAATCGCCAGTTTGTTTGAAAAGTTCAAATTCTTCTTCTCTTTTCAATCTTAAATTCTTAGAATGTTTTCCTAAAGTTAGAAAATTTTTGATAATATCTTTAAAGGTGATAACGGGAATTGATGCTTTAAAATAATCCCATTGGTATTCCTGTTCAGAATGCAAAAATAAAATAATCCGCGCAACTTCTTTCATTTCTTCATCGGAAAGTTTATACTTTTTAATCATTTTATGAAAATGCACATCGCTATACAAGCACCAAGAATATTCCAGAATTGGTCTCATCGTTCCATCATCAACGGAGCATTCTTTTGCTCTGTAATATTGTTCAGGGAGCCAACCATAAGTTACATCATCAGCAAGCCTATCTTCAAATTCTTGATTCCAAATTTGTCCAGTACATAAGTGTCTCAAATGCATTGCTAGTTTTTGACGTCTTTCATTGTCTATCATAACGAATCATCTCTTGTATAAAATTGTATTTCCATTGTTTAGAAATTTAGTCAACTTTAAATATTATCATGTAGCTAAAGTCCATTTACCCCTATCTTCGTGCTTGCACTGAGCTTGTCGAATGTGTCAGCGATCGACTCGTCGTCAATAATTTTTGCATAAAAATTATTGACGGTAGAGGAGAGCGCGACCTGCGATTTATTGCGATTAAAGTCGCAGGGGACACCCGAAATTATTATCTGCACAAATTGACATGCTGGATAGAAAATATAACATCGGTGCACTCGGTGTTCATCGGTGGTATTCTTTTAAAGTGTTCTCTGTGGCAATTTTTTAACTAGAATTCCTACCCCTTTCAAAAATCTTGGATGCAAAAGGAATTATATATGATAAAAATCTTTGGAGTGCATAAATCATTTGGAAGTCAGTTGTTATTTGATGACTTGAGTGTGGCAGTAAATCGTGGGGAAAAAGTAGGATTAGTCGGAAGAAATGGTCACGGCAAATCGACGTTATTCCAAATGATTTTAGGAAACGTTGAGCCCGATAAGGGAACCGTTCAAATTCCAAAGAATTATAAAATTGGTCATCTAGATCAGCACTTGAAATTTACAAAACCAACCGTGCTAGAAGAATGCTCTCTCGGTCTTCCTGAAGGCGAAGAATATGAAACATGGCAAGTCGAGAAAATTCTTTTTGGTCTTGGATTTTCAGAAGCGGATATGGAGAGAAGCCCAAATGATTTTTCTGGTGGTTACCAGATTCGAATGAACCTTGCAAAACTTTTAGTATCAAGACCAGACATGCTAATGCTCGACGAGCCAAATAACTATCTCGATATCGTAACGATTCGTTGGCTTGAAGAATTTTTACGCGAATGGGAAGGGGAGATAATCCTTGTTACCCACGATAGAAGTTTTATGGATGCAGTCGTTTCACACGTTGTTGCCATTCACCGCACCAAAGCGATTAAAGTTCAGGGAGATACAGAAAAATTATACACTCAGATCAATGAAGCAGAAGAGCTTTATGAAAAGACCCGTCTCAATGAAGCCAAGAAACGCAAGCAAGAAGAAATCTTCATTGCCAAGTTTAAGGCTAAAGCAAGTTTTGCGAGCCGCACCCAGTCCCGTGTGAAGAAACTTGAGAAACAGGGTGAGATGAAAGCGTTAGACGTAATAGAAGATTTGGATTTATTTTTTAATGCTGCTCCCTTTGGGGCTAGTCAGATGTTATCCTCTGATGGAATTTCTTTTTCTTATACCGGAAAAGCTCCTTTCTTAGTGGAAGATTTTACACTCAGCGTAGGCAAGAGAGATAGAATTTGTATCATCGGTAAAAACGGAAAAGGAAAATCTACACTTCTAAAAGTTCTTGCCGGCGAATTACAGCCAGTATCCGGCACAGTCAACAAGCATCCATCTCTAAAAGAAGGCTACTTCGGACAAACCAACAAGCTAGACATGGATGATAGCAATACGGTTGTAGAAGAAATCAAAAGTGCAGATAAATCCTGCACAGAAAGCATTGCTCGCAATATCGCAGGTGGTCTTATGTTCTCGGGAGACACTGCCTTAAAGAAAATAAAAGTTCTTTCGGGTGGAGAAAAAAGTCGTGTGCTCTTAGGGAAAATCCTTGTTACCCCCTCAAACTTATTATTTCTCGATGAGCCAACCAATCACTTGGACATGCAATCGTGCGATTCTTTAATTGAAGCAATTGACCAGTTTGATGGTTCTGTAATCATGGTTTCCCACAACGAAATGCATTTGCGAGCCGTTGCCACAAAGCTAATCGTATTTGATAAAAATACAATTAGCATATATGACGGTGGATACGATGACTTCTTAACTGATGTTGGTTGGTCAGACGAAGATATCTAAAAAATCCCTTTCCATTTTAGAAGTCCTGCAATTCCAAGCACTGGCAGTCCATAAAAAAGATTTTCCGGTGTTTTAGAAATTGCTTGAAAGTATGATTCATTCGAAAGAGAAATTTTAAAGGATTTTTCTTTCGCATAACGTCTTTCGTGTTCCTGAAATAATACAGGCCAGCCGGATGGAAGGATATATAGCAGCTTATCTAGATTATCCCGCCAAGTATCGCCTAACTCTTCTAACCAATAAGGATCTTTTCCGTATTCTTCCACAGCCATATCTAGTTCTGTTTGCATTTGAAATTGAACCGTATCTCGCAAGAAATGAATTTCTTTTTTCTTTAATTTTTCAATCGGCTTATCAGTCATTTCATAAACCTTAATCGTCTTTCCCCGGAAATAGGTAAGCTTAGAAGGCATTCCAAAATAATAAATCCAGGGTTGCAATGCGACTAACGGTGTGATAGGTCCTACCGGTAAAAATGGAATTCCAATTTTATTCACAAGCTTATTAAGTTCATCGTTTCGATAACTATAAGGATTGATGTATTCGCCATTAACCACTGACACAGGAACAATATCCGTTTTATACTTGATTGCCATTCGAATAAAAGAGCTAGAAAATTGTTGTAGTTGGTATCGTTTGTCAAAACCTTTTCCGATTCCTGCAATTCCTTCTGGATAGATTAATACATTAGAATCTTTCAAATTCATCATCGTATCAAAATTTTCCAGAGTTGCGTCTACTCCGCCGACTCTCCTCCAAAAATCATCTACAAAATAAGGCTGCATATAACGGGAAGCGGATAACGCAGGAGCAGTGAGTGCTCTGAGAGAATTCTTGATTTGAAAGTTATTCTTTTGAAAAATTCTACCTACAAAAATAATTGCATCCCAGGGAAAAGTCATTCCGGAGTGATTCGAAATATAGATCACCGGCGAATCGGGATTATTCCTTTCCGGAACTGTTTCAAAATTGATTAGTCTGGAACGAAAATAATATTTATCAATGGGATCTAAGATATTGATCGCCATGCTTTTGAGATAATCAAAATCAAAGTGTTTGTTGATTGCGTCGAGGTTGGAAGGATTTGACTCCGAGCTATTCAATGTTTTCTTTAAGTGTATATCCATGGCTCAGTCCTTTAAATAATTAAATTTGATATAATCAAAATCAGCTAGCGACAACTCTTCATTAAACGCTATATTAAGTGAAGTAGCGAAATTAAGATTCTTTCCGATTTTTAAAAGATGTTTGCGATTACTGCTTAGAGGTTTTGATGTTCTTACAGTGCCATCTTTTTCAAAGGTTCGGTCTTTAATTATAAACGAAATTTTAATTTTGTCACCCACTGAGTGTTTTAGAATCGACATAGCCATGACTCCGCCGGTTCCAATATTTTGTATGTAACAGTCTTTTTCTATCTCACCATTTTCATTTTTAAAATCGCTGAATGCTTCAAGCGAGAATCGCGGGGCTTTTCTTTTTTCTGAAAAATTATTTGCCATATATGTAGTCCTTGTATTCCGATTATCAATCGACAATGGAATCTAAGTTACAACCTAGAAAATAAGTTTAAAAATTGCAAGATAAATAGAAAAATTTATTCGATTCAAATTCTTGGTTTGTGCAGTGTTGATTTTAAATATCAGTTTTTAATTGTATCGGATCGGTTGATAAATGACTTATCCGATATAGTATTATATTTTCTTGACTCTGTATCGGATAGGCATAATTTTGACCTATCCGATACGATACAATATGAAACCAAAATTACTCAAAAGTCTACTTGGTAAGAAAAAAGAATTAGATAAATACCGACCTCTAGATAAAGCAATTGTAGACAAATTACGAGAACAGTTTTTGGTTGAATGGACATACAATTCCAATGCCATTGAAGGAAATACTCTTACGTTACAAGAAACCGAGCTAGTTTTAAGAAATGGAATTACCATTGGAAATAAAAGTCTGCGGGAACATTTTGAAGTAATTAATCACAAAGCAGGAATTGATTTTATTTACAATACAATCAAAAAGAAAACCAAATTAAGTAAAACTTTAATTCTAAATTTGCATGAATTGATTCTTACAAAGATAGATGATGAGAACGCGGGAGTTTTTAGGAGAACACAGGTTCGAATTTTAGGCTCAAGGCATATTCCGCCTAATCCTCTAAAGATTAACTCACTCATTGAAGACATGGTCGGTTGGTATTACGAGCATTATCCGCAGATGTCTGTTCCAGAGCTTGCCGCCTGGGTTCATTTTAAGTTTGTCCATATTCACCCCTTTATCGATGGGAATGGAAGAACAGCAAGGCTTATCATGAATTTGATTCTAATGCAACATGGTTATCCGCCGGCAGTAATTTTACATCTAGACAGAAAAAAATACTACCGAGTATTAAGAGAAGCAGATTCAGATAAATTTGATTCGTATATGGATTTTATTGGGAGGTCAATTGAGAGATCTCTCATTATTTATTTACAAGCGGTTACTCCCGTTAAGCCGAAGTCGAAGCAGGGATATATTTCTTTAAGTGAGGCAACAAAGTATTGCGATTATTCGATGGAGTATCTCTCACTACTTGCTAGAAAAGGAAGATTACCCGCAGTCAAATTAAATCGAAATTGGATGACTACGCGTGAGGCGGTAGAGAATTATATAGCAGAACTAGGAAAATAGAGTTGTATTTGACTTATAGACTTAGTTAAAAAAACAATACGATAGAGAATAAATGTCATGGTGAGTTTGTCGAATTCAATCTCTATCAAATAAACCCGTTCGACAGGCACAGGGTGACATTTTTACCCAATTCATAATTAAGGAAATTAAAATGAAATTTTTTCTTACGATTTTATTAACTCTATTTAGCTACTGTTCTTCCGTGCAAGTTGTAGACAAGACTGCAGATACCGTTCCCGGATTTACTCCTATTAAAGATAATGAATTAGCAAACCGTTATGCGCCACTTCTCGCGATAGGCTCAGAGCATGGTGATCCATTTGCAATTTATTACAGAGCTAGCAAGGATTTAGAGGGTAACACGCATATAACCTATCATTACTTTTGGGAAAAGGAAGAAAATACTCATTCAGGAACGGGACCTTTTTTTAGTAGGAACATTTACACCGGAGGTATTAAATTACAAAAGACTATGTTTGGTAAAGGAGACATTGAACAAGTTTCTTTTATCATTGACTCTTATGGGCGAATAGGGCAAGTCGAGTATGAAACAGCGGAAGACTATGACCCGAGCAAATTCGGAGTAAAGCATAAAACAATACTTAGAAAAGAGCAACATAAAGAGCCTGTCGTTTTTAAAGTAATGTCATGGAATCATCTATTTGATTTTGTGGGGGATAATGCCGGTAATTCGTCTGATTACCTTCGTATAACACCTGTTTATTTCAATCAAAAGCTTTGGGAAGAATATGAAATGGTAAAAGAGAAAGAATCTTTCTTAAGTAGAAGTCGAGCACATAAACCTTATGAAATAGAATTTGTAGAATAAGGCTAATTAATAGTAGCCCATGTCGCTCATAAAAGAAAAAGGAATTGTTGTATCGAGTAAGTTAGTAGGAGAAGCAGATGCACTCATTACTCTTCTTGGAGAATCGGGCAGTAAAGCAAAGTATAGGCTCAAAGGAATTAAAAAAAGTAAGAACCGTCCGATTATAGCCAGTGAGACGGGGTCTTATATTAGCATTGATTTTTATTTGCATAAGAATGAAGAAATTCACAATGTAAAAGAAGTGAGTATCATAGAGCGATTTGAAAATCCTAAAGCGACTTACGAGGGTTATCTGCTAGTTACCTATTTTTGTGAATTGATAGATACCGTTTTACCGAATGGAGATTCTCACGCTAAATGTTTTGAGCTTTTTTATGCTGCGATGCTTGCGTTAAATGCTGGTAAGTTTCAACCCTTGATCCTACCTTTTTTTAAACTCAGACTTTTATCTTTATTAGGAATCGTTTCAAAAGACTTTACTTGCTCTATATGTGATGAGCCAGTTCTTACAAAGAACTCCGCATCCCTTCAATACATGAATTTGGAGATGACTTGCGGAGATTGTCATCCTCCTAATAAAAACCAGATACTTTCGATTAGACTCATGGATAAGATTTTTAAAAATCGCTTTGCTGTATTATCACAAGAAGAAATTTCTATTGCAGTTATTGTAGAGCTAGATCAAATTTTAAATGATTATTTACGAGCGTATTTGAATGTTACCTTAAAGACATTCGATTTATTATATAAGTCTATGGGGACGAGTTATGAAATTCACTATTAAAACATTGATTCTTTTGACGTTATTGGCTGTGGTATTCGGATTTTTCTTGCGTCTTGCAGATCTAAACGAATACGAGATTCTAAAACCAGAAGTCGTCAGCTATGACAGTGAGCGTTCGAGCTGGGGAATAATTATGGATGTCAAAAAGGAAACCTTTAAAAATATAGAAAAGAATTGGCAGAAGAAGCATACCTATGAAAGAAAATGAAACCCTAAAAAATTTAGTTTTAAATGAACTCGAATCCGTAGTATCAAAATTTACTCCACCTGACTTACTTTCAAAAGTAAAAAGTCCGAGTCGAATACTCTCGCAATGAAAAATTCGGTGATTACTCAACTCCTTTTCTTTTGGAGAACAAAGACTTGTTAGGCGACGCGAAGGAAAATTCAGAAAGGTTCTTAGAGTTATTTAAAAATGTAAAATTATTTTCCAAAGTGGACTTTACTCCACCGGGGTTTATTAATTTTAGAATAGAAGATTCTCATTTACTAAATTACATCCATTCTTTTATCGAAGCGAATAATAATCTTTTTGCGCAAGTAGACGAAAAAGAAAAAATCATTTTTGAGTTCGTAAGTGCAAATCCTACAGGACCGCTTAATATTGTATCTGCAAGAGCGGCGGCTACAGGGGATACTATCTGTAATCTTCTTACAACTTTAGGTCATACAGTGCATAGAGAATTTTATGTGAATGATTACGGCAATCAGGTTTTTCTTTTGGGGGTATCCTGTCTTTCTCGATTGAGAGAGCATTTAACCGGTGTTAGTCTCAGTTTTCAAGAAGAAGGAGATACTTCTTCTTTAGAGACTTTACTTGAAAAAAATATTCTGCCAGGCGAAGGTTATCGCGGCGAATACATTAAAGAAATCGCAATTCAAATCTACTCTGATACAAACAAGAAATCCATAATTGATGAATTATTAAAATCAAAAAACTACCAGTCTCTAGCAGAAAAATTTGCAGTATGGGCAGTGGAGAGAAATTTACAAACTCAAAAAGAAGACTTAATTTCTTTTGGAGTCAATTTCGATCTTTTCTACAGCGAGAAATCTCTTCATGAGAGTAATAGCGTATTAACTGTAATGGATAACTTAAAGAAGTCAGGTGATATTAAAGAAGAAGACGGAAAACAGGTATTTACCTCAACTAAGTATGGAGATGACAAGGACAGAGTTGTGGTTAGAGATGATGGTCGTCCTACCTATTTGCTTGCCGACATTGCCTATCACAAAACAAAGATAGATAGAGGATTCAATCAAATCATAAATATCTGGGGTCCGGATCATCATGGATACATCGCAAGACTTCGAGGAGCAATGATCTCGCTTGGTTTTTCTGAATCTAGATTTAAAGTATTGATCTCACAACAAGTAAATTTAATTTCCAAAGGTGAGAAGCAAAAGATGAGTAAACGCCTGGGGCAATTTCAAACAATGAAAGATTTGCTAGAATTTTTGGGCGAGAGTGCAAAGGATGTGGGGCGGTATTTCTTTATTATGCGCTCGCTAGAATCTCCTCTGGACTTTGACTTGGATTTGGCAAAAGAAGAGTCTGACAAAAATCCTGTGTTTTACATCCAGTATGCGCACGCAAGAATTCATTCCATTTTTCGTGAGACAGGAAAAGAATTTAGTTTTGAAAATCTAAAGTCTTTATCCCTTACAGAAGAAAGAAGGGGATTATTATTCTGGGTGGCTCGTTTTCCAGAAGAAGTATTGGATGCAGGAAAAAATAAAGAGCCTCATCGAGTAGCGAATTATCTACAAAATCTAAGCAAAGCGTTTACACGTTTTTATGGAGCAAAAGATAATAAACTAAAAGATTGCGATGAAAAAACTCGTCTTGGTCTAGCTTTCATTTGTAAATCGGCGTCTATTACTATCAAAGAAGGATTAGACATTTTAGGAATAAGTTCGCCTGAAAAAATGGAAAGGAGCGCATAATGCTGAGTATTCATATTTTATCAACAGGAACAGAAATTACTTCTGGTAAAAGTGTTGATACAAATTCAACTTGGATCGCAAACGAATTAACAGGACTTGGTTTTTCAATTTCTAAGTTTCTTACCCTACCCGATAAGCCACTCATTATAGAAGAAGAAATTCGAACTATCATGAGTAGAAGTGGTGAGAATCTAATTATCATGACAGGTGGTCTCGGAGCGACGGCAGATGATTATACTCTCGATGTAATTTGTAAGATATCCGGCAAACCGGCAGTAACCCACGAGAAGGCATTGGAGAGATTGACTTTTCTTGCGGGGCAGAGAGGAAAGGTTTATCAGGATTTGCTTCCTGTTTCTCGAAGACAGACAACTATTCCTTTAGATTCGAGAGTTCTAGAAAATGATATTGGTCTTGCTCCCGGTTTTTATTTAGAACTAAATGATACGACTCGGTTAGCTGCAATGCCGGGAGTTCCAAAAGAAATGAAGAAAATGTTTTCCGATTATTTACTACCTTTGATGAAAAAAGATTATAATAAAGAAAATATGCAAAGTCGATCTCGCACTATTTGGGGGCTAACGGAGAGTATTTTCGAGGCAACGTTTATTAAGAATAATCAGGAACTAATCAGTGATGGAGTAGAATGGGGTGTAACCGCTAAGCCCGGGCATATTAAGGTCACTTTCAAATCTAACTCTTTTGATAATTTGCGTAAAATCATGGGAAGCATAGATACGGAGTATAAAGATAAAATTGGAGATGATATTTTTTTAGACATTCATTCTATGCTGACTAGTTCGAAGCGAACTGTCTCTACAGCAGAAAGTTGCACCGGTGGGCTCGTTGGAAAAATTCTAACGGATATGTCTGGAGCTTCTGCCTATTATCTTGGATCAGTGGTTGCTTACCACAATGATATTAAACAAAATATTCTGGGAGTAAAAAAGACTACTCTTGATTCAGTAGGAGCGGTTAGTCCGGAGACTGCGGCGGAAATGGCAAATGGAGTTCAACATAAGTTTAATACCAATTATGCGCTATCGGTTACAGGCATTGCCGGACCGACAGGTGCAACCAAAGACAAGAAAGTGGGACTTGTATATATTGGGCTTAAGGCGAACCACGAAGAAGCCAGGGTCTTTAAATATGAGTTTCCTCTGAATCGAGATGTATTTCGGGATTTTGCGGCTAATATTGCTTTGTTTCATCTCTATCAAAAATTAATGCAAGACAATTTGTAATTCTATGAAAATATTCTACTATCTAATCTTTATCACGCTTTTATCTCTGTTGATTTTTGTAAATCTTGGAAATTCCTATACTCCGATTTCTCATGTGCAAGAGAATTGGGCATGGAGCAAAACAGAAGAGATAGGTATGTCAACTGACGCACGTTTTAAGCTGAATCCTATGGAGAGACTCAATGGCTATAAGACTAAGAACGGAGTCTATTTTTTTAGAGCGGGCAAGTTTACCCTCGATGAAAATTCTTACAGTGAGATGCCACTAATAGGAAAAGGGCATTTTTTATATAAGAAAGTTGGAAATTCTGTTCTTTATTATTCAAATGATGGAGAGATCCTTTGGGAAAAGCCTTATAAGAGTTATCCGCGTGTATCGAATAACGGTGAATTGCTCCTATTTGTATCGGGAGACGAAAACCAGGTTTTGATTTCCGATCTAAATGGTAACCCTACCGGAGCCAAGCAAATAGACGGAAGGTTTTTAGCTGATATTGCTTTTCCAGTTATGGCAAATGGAGCATTACTTGTATTTTCCGGTGGAGAGATTGCTTTATTAGATGGAGCGGGGAAAGTCATTTTCCAAAAGAAAGATGAGCCTGGTTCAAAGGATTTTTTATTTTGTAAGAGTGGAGCCATATCGCCTAATGGAAAGTTGGCGCTCGTGCATTACCTTAGAAATGCGAAGGATTTTATTTCGCTGTTGAATGAAAAGGGAGAAATTGTTTCTAGTTTTACATTGGAGAATGTATACGCACATA of Leptospiraceae bacterium contains these proteins:
- a CDS encoding Hpt domain-containing protein; the protein is MNVDWDRINSFIDEENAEEQEWLKDMIVTLISSFEERLIELDAIMSKKDNVGLIAILHQMKGIASNFGLERLRQIISAAEVFAKANNTDSALREVFKLSPIWADTKAELKTKLDI
- a CDS encoding helix-turn-helix domain-containing protein, which gives rise to MKKAKEKNRTSTEISSSIIKGLNQALAHAKGNKLSVVEHKMSIMPLTSYKKDEIKIIRKKINLSQNLFAKALGVSKKTVEAWESGRNIPQGPAQRILYIIKTNPILFKELKIVS
- a CDS encoding ABC-F family ATP-binding cassette domain-containing protein, whose protein sequence is MIKIFGVHKSFGSQLLFDDLSVAVNRGEKVGLVGRNGHGKSTLFQMILGNVEPDKGTVQIPKNYKIGHLDQHLKFTKPTVLEECSLGLPEGEEYETWQVEKILFGLGFSEADMERSPNDFSGGYQIRMNLAKLLVSRPDMLMLDEPNNYLDIVTIRWLEEFLREWEGEIILVTHDRSFMDAVVSHVVAIHRTKAIKVQGDTEKLYTQINEAEELYEKTRLNEAKKRKQEEIFIAKFKAKASFASRTQSRVKKLEKQGEMKALDVIEDLDLFFNAAPFGASQMLSSDGISFSYTGKAPFLVEDFTLSVGKRDRICIIGKNGKGKSTLLKVLAGELQPVSGTVNKHPSLKEGYFGQTNKLDMDDSNTVVEEIKSADKSCTESIARNIAGGLMFSGDTALKKIKVLSGGEKSRVLLGKILVTPSNLLFLDEPTNHLDMQSCDSLIEAIDQFDGSVIMVSHNEMHLRAVATKLIVFDKNTISIYDGGYDDFLTDVGWSDEDI
- a CDS encoding 1-acyl-sn-glycerol-3-phosphate acyltransferase; the encoded protein is MDIHLKKTLNSSESNPSNLDAINKHFDFDYLKSMAINILDPIDKYYFRSRLINFETVPERNNPDSPVIYISNHSGMTFPWDAIIFVGRIFQKNNFQIKNSLRALTAPALSASRYMQPYFVDDFWRRVGGVDATLENFDTMMNLKDSNVLIYPEGIAGIGKGFDKRYQLQQFSSSFIRMAIKYKTDIVPVSVVNGEYINPYSYRNDELNKLVNKIGIPFLPVGPITPLVALQPWIYYFGMPSKLTYFRGKTIKVYEMTDKPIEKLKKKEIHFLRDTVQFQMQTELDMAVEEYGKDPYWLEELGDTWRDNLDKLLYILPSGWPVLFQEHERRYAKEKSFKISLSNESYFQAISKTPENLFYGLPVLGIAGLLKWKGIF
- a CDS encoding Fic family protein, translating into MKPKLLKSLLGKKKELDKYRPLDKAIVDKLREQFLVEWTYNSNAIEGNTLTLQETELVLRNGITIGNKSLREHFEVINHKAGIDFIYNTIKKKTKLSKTLILNLHELILTKIDDENAGVFRRTQVRILGSRHIPPNPLKINSLIEDMVGWYYEHYPQMSVPELAAWVHFKFVHIHPFIDGNGRTARLIMNLILMQHGYPPAVILHLDRKKYYRVLREADSDKFDSYMDFIGRSIERSLIIYLQAVTPVKPKSKQGYISLSEATKYCDYSMEYLSLLARKGRLPAVKLNRNWMTTREAVENYIAELGK
- the recO gene encoding DNA repair protein RecO, whose product is MSLIKEKGIVVSSKLVGEADALITLLGESGSKAKYRLKGIKKSKNRPIIASETGSYISIDFYLHKNEEIHNVKEVSIIERFENPKATYEGYLLVTYFCELIDTVLPNGDSHAKCFELFYAAMLALNAGKFQPLILPFFKLRLLSLLGIVSKDFTCSICDEPVLTKNSASLQYMNLEMTCGDCHPPNKNQILSIRLMDKIFKNRFAVLSQEEISIAVIVELDQILNDYLRAYLNVTLKTFDLLYKSMGTSYEIHY
- a CDS encoding CinA family nicotinamide mononucleotide deamidase-related protein gives rise to the protein MLSIHILSTGTEITSGKSVDTNSTWIANELTGLGFSISKFLTLPDKPLIIEEEIRTIMSRSGENLIIMTGGLGATADDYTLDVICKISGKPAVTHEKALERLTFLAGQRGKVYQDLLPVSRRQTTIPLDSRVLENDIGLAPGFYLELNDTTRLAAMPGVPKEMKKMFSDYLLPLMKKDYNKENMQSRSRTIWGLTESIFEATFIKNNQELISDGVEWGVTAKPGHIKVTFKSNSFDNLRKIMGSIDTEYKDKIGDDIFLDIHSMLTSSKRTVSTAESCTGGLVGKILTDMSGASAYYLGSVVAYHNDIKQNILGVKKTTLDSVGAVSPETAAEMANGVQHKFNTNYALSVTGIAGPTGATKDKKVGLVYIGLKANHEEARVFKYEFPLNRDVFRDFAANIALFHLYQKLMQDNL